A region from the Canis aureus isolate CA01 chromosome 8, VMU_Caureus_v.1.0, whole genome shotgun sequence genome encodes:
- the MRPL28 gene encoding large ribosomal subunit protein bL28m, protein MPLHKVPVGLWRRLWLREGICSRLPPHYLRSLQETRAPAPVHYRPRGVGAGAGAGGRRERVQDVPIPVYRPPEAQLGLWGGEGWVVGYRYVGDDKLSKRVKKVWKPQLLQRELYSEILDTKFAVTVTARTLDLIDAAYGFDFYILKTPEEDLCSKFGMDLKRGMLLRLARQDPQLHPDNPQKRAAIFDKYKEFVIPEAEAEWVGLTLDEAVEKQRLLEEKDPTPLFKVYVEELIGQLEQQALSEPVVVQKRASRE, encoded by the exons ATGCCGCTGCACAAGGTCCCGGTCGGCCTGTGGAGACGGCTGTGGCTGCGGGAGGGCATCTGCTCGCGGCTGCCCCCGCACTACCTGCGCTCCCTGCAGGAGACGCGCGCGCCCGCGCCGGTGCACTACAGGCCGcgcggggtcggggccggggccggggcgggcggccggCGGGAGCGCGTGCAGGACGTCCCCATCCCCGTGTACCGGCCGCCGGAGGCGCAGTTGGGGCtctggggcggggagggctggGTCGTCGGCTACAGGTACGTCGGCGACGACAAG CTTTCAAAGAGGGTGAAGAAGGTGTGGAAGCCACAGCTGTTGCAGCGTGAGCTGTACAGCGAGATCCTGGACACGAAGTTCGCTGTCACGGTGACGGCGCGGACCCTGGACCTCATTGACGCGGCCTACGGGTTCGACTTCTACATCCTGAAG ACTCCAGAGGAGGATCTGTGCTCCAAGTTCGGGATGGACCTGAAGCGAGGGATGCTGCTGCGGCTCGCCCGACAGGACCCCCAGCTGCACCCCGACAACCCCCAGAAGAGGGCTGCCATCTTCGACAAGTACAAG GAGTTTGTCATCCCGGAGGCAGAAGCCGAGTGGGTCGGCCTGACGCTGGATGAGGCCGTGGAGAAGCAGAGGCTCCTGGAGGAGAAG GACCCGACCCCTCTGTTCAAGGTCTACGTGGAGGAGCTGATTGGGCAGCTTGAGCAGCAGGCCCTGTCTGAGCCTGTGGTGGTGCAGAAGAGGGCCAGCAGGGAGTGA